One segment of Paraburkholderia bonniea DNA contains the following:
- a CDS encoding AAA family ATPase produces MLIVFAGLPGTGKTTVAQALARKLAAVYLRIDTLEQALISLGSRGAEMGPAGYRAAYAVAQDNLRLGLSVVADAVNSLRVTREAWRRVAREAGVPIVEIELVCLDAAMHRLRVEGRRADIADHALPTWQNVLEREREFDAWESERLVLDTAVIPVEQAVEKIIHHMSLSGPGRSGC; encoded by the coding sequence ATGTTGATTGTTTTCGCTGGGTTACCGGGCACCGGCAAGACAACGGTAGCGCAGGCACTTGCGCGCAAGCTAGCCGCTGTTTATCTGCGCATTGATACGCTGGAACAGGCGTTGATCTCTTTGGGGAGCCGCGGAGCGGAGATGGGGCCGGCGGGTTATCGGGCGGCCTATGCGGTTGCGCAAGATAATTTGCGCCTTGGGTTGAGTGTCGTTGCGGATGCGGTTAATTCGTTGCGCGTGACGCGTGAGGCCTGGCGGCGTGTGGCGCGCGAAGCCGGTGTGCCGATCGTCGAGATTGAGCTGGTTTGCCTGGATGCAGCGATGCATCGTCTGAGGGTCGAAGGGCGACGGGCAGATATCGCTGACCACGCGTTGCCAACATGGCAGAACGTGCTTGAGCGTGAGCGTGAATTTGACGCATGGGAATCGGAGCGCCTGGTGCTCGACACCGCTGTCATTCCGGTTGAGCAGGCCGTAGAAAAAATCATTCATCACATGTCGCTGTCTGGTCCGGGACGCAGCGGTTGTTAA
- a CDS encoding alpha/beta hydrolase family protein, whose translation MYSSTRLKLIILAASLAAASCGGNEPDNDAPALPPALTPAPPISPPTSPPVAPPVLPPVSPPILPPKPEETRLQDSRNDFVPADPNATTFAALAAGSGDTVDNATTDRWAGMLGRAAYQIEVPQNWNGMLVMYAHGYAGENNRLVVTTPSIRRYLIQSGYAWAASSYSKNFYDVRAGIEDTNALALAFTDIAKARGRTLTAPGKIYITGHSMGGHIAAAAVEDETFATANHKVRYNGAVPMCGMLGDTEWLDYIAGAQVTAQALAGLPDNPVQQWTNIAGQVKTALYSTFPTTITPLGQQFAEVIKNLTGGDRPMFNLGFTAGASFTGPWGMFGGDGTVAGILNQSTFDTRRFIYVIDSAAAASSALNAAVLKLSAMPDANRLRTDGLRWIPRNNGEFRVPVLTLHTLGDLYAPFSMEQIYQKRVTAKGNGAWLVQRAIRGITHCDFSVAEQVEAFDAMVKWERTGIKPAGDDVVTATTVAAPLYGCTFTRWPDTEDDSSTNKATRQITAAAAPCPP comes from the coding sequence ATGTATTCATCAACGCGCCTCAAGCTCATCATCCTGGCTGCCAGCCTGGCTGCCGCCTCCTGCGGCGGCAACGAGCCTGACAACGACGCTCCGGCATTGCCGCCAGCTCTCACCCCGGCACCGCCAATCTCCCCCCCCACCTCGCCACCTGTTGCGCCACCGGTATTACCGCCAGTCTCGCCACCGATACTGCCACCCAAGCCCGAAGAAACCCGGTTGCAAGACAGCCGTAACGACTTCGTGCCCGCTGACCCGAATGCCACCACCTTCGCCGCGCTGGCCGCGGGCAGCGGCGATACGGTTGACAACGCCACCACGGATCGCTGGGCCGGCATGCTCGGCCGCGCTGCCTACCAGATCGAAGTCCCCCAGAACTGGAACGGCATGCTTGTGATGTATGCGCACGGCTACGCGGGCGAAAACAACCGGCTCGTGGTCACCACACCGTCGATCCGGCGCTACCTGATCCAGAGTGGCTACGCCTGGGCCGCATCGAGCTACAGCAAGAACTTCTACGACGTGCGCGCGGGCATAGAAGACACTAACGCGCTGGCGCTGGCCTTCACCGATATCGCCAAGGCACGCGGACGCACACTGACGGCACCCGGCAAGATCTACATCACCGGTCATTCGATGGGCGGCCACATCGCGGCGGCAGCGGTCGAGGACGAGACCTTCGCCACCGCCAACCACAAAGTCAGGTACAACGGCGCAGTGCCAATGTGCGGCATGCTCGGCGACACCGAGTGGCTCGACTACATCGCGGGCGCGCAGGTTACGGCACAGGCGCTCGCCGGGCTGCCGGACAACCCGGTGCAGCAGTGGACGAACATCGCGGGGCAAGTCAAGACCGCGCTGTACAGCACCTTCCCCACCACCATCACACCGCTGGGGCAGCAGTTCGCTGAGGTCATCAAAAACTTGACGGGCGGCGACCGGCCAATGTTCAACCTCGGCTTCACGGCTGGCGCATCCTTCACGGGACCATGGGGCATGTTTGGCGGCGACGGCACCGTTGCCGGCATCCTCAACCAGAGCACGTTTGACACCCGCCGCTTCATTTATGTCATCGACAGCGCTGCAGCGGCCTCATCAGCACTCAACGCGGCCGTGCTCAAACTCAGCGCCATGCCCGATGCCAACCGCCTACGCACCGACGGCCTGCGCTGGATTCCGCGGAACAACGGCGAGTTCAGGGTCCCGGTGCTCACGCTGCATACGTTGGGGGACCTGTACGCGCCATTCAGCATGGAACAGATCTATCAGAAGCGCGTGACGGCCAAGGGCAACGGTGCATGGCTAGTACAGCGCGCGATCCGCGGCATCACGCATTGCGACTTCTCGGTGGCCGAGCAGGTTGAAGCTTTCGACGCAATGGTCAAGTGGGAGCGCACTGGCATCAAGCCCGCAGGCGACGACGTGGTAACCGCTACGACGGTAGCGGCCCCCCTGTACGGCTGCACTTTCACGCGGTGGCCGGACACGGAGGATGACAGTTCGACCAACAAGGCGACGCGGCAAATTACTGCGGCAGCAGCACCTTGCCCTCCATGA